In Spirosoma sp. KUDC1026, the sequence CACCTGACACCATTGGTTGACATCGATATGCCGCTTGATTTTAGCGAGATCAACGATAAGCTTTTCAGGATCGTAAAACAGATGGGGCCGTTTGGTCCGCACAATATGCAGCCTGTCTTCAAGACCGATGACGTGTATCTGGCTAGCGATCCGATCATTATGAAGGAGAAGCACCTGAAATTGAACCTGCGCCAGCGTCGAACGGGACATACGTTAACCGCTATCGGTTTTGGCATGGCGCACGTAGCAGAGCAGCTACAATCCGGGGAACCGTTCTCCATCTGTTATCAGGTCGAGCAGAATCATTTCAACGGCAACGTATCGCTGCAACTGATGTTGAAGGATATAAAATGCAGCTAATAGATCCTGATTGGGTAAGGGCGTACGTAACGAATGTACTCAGAAAAGGATAGCCTTTATGATTTTAAGAACGGAGAATTTAGTTAAGAAATACGGCTCCCGGTATGTGAACAGCAACGTATCGTATCAGGTAGCACAGGGTGAAATCGTGGGGCTTCTGGGGCCAAACGGCGCGGGTAAAACAACGTCGTTCTATATGGCGGTAGGTCTGGTAAAACCCAATAGCGGTAAAGTTTATATCGATGATACGGACGTAACGGACCTACCCATGTACAAACGCGCCCGGCTGGGGCTGGGCTATCTGGCGCAGGAGGCTTCGGTATTCCGGGATTTGACGGTTGAGGAAAACGTGTTGGCCGTTCTCGAAATGACTGATCTGCCCAAACGACAGCAGAAAGAAAAAGTTGAAGAACTGCTGGAAGAATTCAGTCTGACGCACGTACGAAAGAACAAGGGCAAAGTGCTGTCGGGTGGTGAGCGCCGACGCACCGAAATTGCCCGGGCGCTGGCCGTTGATCCCAACTTTATCCTACTCGATGAACCCTTTGCCGGAGTTGACCCAATTGCCGTGGAAGATATTCAGGGCATTGTCGCCAAACTCAAACATCGTAACATCGGTATTCTGATTACCGACCACAACGTAAACGAAACCCTATCCATTACCGACCGGGCCTACCTGCTGTTCGAGGGGAAAATTCTTAAGCAGGGCTCTGCCGAAGAATTAGCCAATGATGAACAGGTTCGGCGGGTTTACCTGGGGCAGCACTTCGAGCTGAAGCGGAAGATTTAGCGTGGATGCGCTTACACCAATGGCTTCTGAACAATGGCGATAATATGAATCGGAAAGGCTATATGAGTTGATAGCACGTTCAGATTCGCATACTTTAATGCTTGAATCAATAGCGGGCGATCAAAAACGTGGTGGTGCAGACACCTGTTCTCAAGATTTCTGAGAGAACGCTCCCGGAAATAAACCGCATCAATGGCGCCCGGATCCCGATCAATATCATGCGCGACAAGAATCTCGTCCAGATGCGTAAGGTCACTTTCGTTGACATCTTGCTGGTAATCGTCAAGTAGATGAGCAAATTGAGTGGTCTTTCGTTTATGATCAAAGGTAAGTCGCTTGTCCGGAACGATTATAATCATGTAGCCACCAGGCGCAACTACTCGTTTCCACTCGTTCAGCGTCTTGATGGTATTCGCGCAGTGTTCAAGACTGTGGCTGGATAGCAGAAAATCGTACGTATTGTCTGCAATAGCTGGTAAGTGACTCGCTTCGGCTATGAATTGGTAACCTGGCTGGCTGTTGCCGTAATCGTACGTGAGACCTTCCCGAATTGTATTTTCCCAAACCGTAGAGTTAGAAAAGTTTACTCCGTCTACGCGTTTGGCGTATGCATAAATGGGCAACAGGTTGTCCGCTTTGAAGACACTGCTTGGACCACCAATTTCCAATCCTGTTTTGTTGGTAAAAAAAGATTCTAACTCGCTGTAGTCGTGATTTTTGAGGCCGAAAAACTGTCGTTCAAATTTTAAAGAGATTCGATCAAGTAGTTTCATTTAAAGAAAGTATTCCTGAAAATGGTGCACGATGGAGTGGCTTAACTGTACCAGTACGTGTGGCTATTTTGAATGACTCCCAAATGGTTTATCTGAAAACAACACACTTGTAACTGATACTGTATTAGCTCTATACTTGAATATAAAAGCATATATCGGCAAAAAACTACTTAATACGTCTGCTTTTAACAGCAGGTAGCTTCTATCCCAATACCTCCCGCAACACCGGTAACGACTTGACCTCACCCACGGAATCAACGTGAATCTGGTAGTAGGCGACCAGCGCATCGAGCAGTTCGTTGCGGGCCGACCGGGCGAGTAGAATAGGAGTGCCCAGCGGTTGGCGTACCATGATGTTCAACGCCTTCTCCATCTCATCATCGGGGAGAAATGCGTACGAGTTTTCGCGGAGCTGGTCTTCAAACTCACGGGCACTCTCCGGCCCAAAGCCCAGAAAGAAGGAAAGTTTGAGCAGGAAAGCGAGGTGGAAGTTCTCAAAATTTGACTGGGCTGACTCCAGAAAAAGGATTGAATCAATCAGAAAACGAAATAAAATCGGACTCCCCGCTTCCTCTTTCAGAACTTTGTTCAGCATCTCCGTAATGAACATCCCAATGGTTGACTTGGCAACTTCGAATGGGATACTTTGGAATGGATGGAGCGTTTTGACCTCAGAAAGCCGGTGAAGGTCGCGGTCGTTTTTGTAGTAAACGACCATATCAAGCAGGGTTAGCGGCTGAAAAAGGGCAATGCGATTATTCTTACTCTTGGCCGATCGCACGCCATTCACAATGTAACTCTGAAGGCCAAACTCCTCGGTGTAAACGCGGGCAATGATGGATGTTTCGCGGTATCGGATATAACTAAGGGCAATGCCCCGTGTTTTTTGTAACATAGCGGTGAGTAATAAACGAGCTAATTTAACTCTTTTAGCCGAGGAACCTCTTAGCAAGTACAACCGGATCGTCGTATGAAACTCTACAAAACCCACTCCAGTATCATTCTTGAAGAACAGCAGCGTTATTACCAACTGCCAGCTACCAACTGGGATGATTTAGTCAATCAGGATAATCTGTTCAGCGAGTTGCAGATGATGCTGACATCGCTGGAACCGCTGACTGACTGGGTACCCACCGACCTGATGGCCCCCATTGGTCAGCAGGAAGTCTGGGCATCGGGCGTTACGTATCTACGTAGCCGTGACGCCCGGATGGAAGAGTCAAAAAAGGCAGGGGGGGAAACCGGGGGCGCGTCCGCCTTCTACGACCGGGTTTATGACGCTGAGCGGCCAGAACTATTCTTCAAATCTACTCCGATGCGCGTTGTCGCTCCGGGCGCGCACGTACGAATCCGGGCCGACTCAACCTGGAATGTGCCAGAGCCTGAACTTACCCTTTTCATGACGTCGTCGGGTAAGATTGTCGGCTACACCTGCGGCAATGACATGAGCTCGCGGAGTATTGAAGGCGAAAACCCACTCTATCTGCCTCAGGCGAAAACATATGATGGCAGCGCTGCGCTGGGACCTTGTCTATACGTACCCGAAACGCCCATTGAGTCAACAGCCGAAATCCGTCTGGAGATCATTCGCGATGACCAGGCTGCATTTACGGGCAGTATCGCCATCAATCAGATGAAGCGTCAGCACGATGAGCTGGCCTCTTTTTTATTCCGTGAATGCTCATTTCCGGTCGGCTGTTATCTGATGACCGGTACGGGAATCGTGCCGCCTGATGATTTTACACTACGTTCCGGCGACGAAATCAGCATCACGATTGATGGAATTGGAACATTGACCAATACGGTAGCGTAGCCACACGTAGCGTCGGCTATTCCGTCGAGATAACCCGAATTCCGGCTTTTACGTCCGCGACCTTTGTCCGTAAAACGTCGAGTGACTCATCCATGACGGTAACGTGGCCCATTTTGCGGAAAGGTTTGGTGATGGCTTTGCCGTAGAAGAAGGGAAAAACACCCGGCATAGCCAGTAGTGTTTCGAGTCCTTCGTATAGGGCCGGTCCGGTATGGCCATCTTCTCCAAGCAGGTTAAGCATGGCAGCTGGCTGATAGGCACTGGTGTCACCGAGGGGGAAATTGAGAATTGCCCGCCAGTGCTGTTCGAACTGTGACGTTACGTTAGCCCGAATGGTCTGGTGTCCGCTGTTGTGCGGACGAGGAGCGACCTCGTTGATCAGGACATTACCCTGCTTGTCGAGGAATAATTCGACGGCCAGGACTCCCACAATACCGAAGGCGTCTGCCGTTTTTCGGGCAACAGACTGTGCCTGCTGATCGATCTCAGGCGTGATCTGCGCGGGAGCGAACAGGTACTCAACCAGGTTCAGTTCCGGGTGAAATACCATTTCAACCGTGGGGAATGTCTGCGTTTCGCCCCGCTCGTTGCGGGCCACGATCACGGCCAGTTCCTTCTCGAAATCGACCGCTTTTTCCAGCAGGCCCGGCGCGTCGAAGGCTTTCTCCTGATCGGCAGTGGAACTAATCCGCTGGACCCCCCGACCATCATAGCCGTCGCGCCCCAATTTGTGAAAGGCGGGAAAGAAATCGGGTTGCTCCGCCAGCAATCGCGCTACGTCGGCCCGGTTATCAGTCAGAATAAAATCAGCCGTTGGTAGGTTGTGTTCGCGGTAAAACTGTTTCTGTAAACGTTTGTCCTGAATCAAACGAATGACGGCTGGCTGCGGAAACACTTTCTTGCCGTCACGCTCCAGGGCTTCCAGGGCGTCGACGTTGACTTTCTCAATTTCGATGGTCAACACATCAACTGTCTGACCAAACTGGTAAACGGTGTCATAATCGGTGAGGGCTCCCTGCGTAAATTGGGTACACAGGTGACGGCAGGGCGCTTCGGCGTCAGGATCGAGGATATGAACCCGCAGGTTCCAGTCAATGGCCGCTTGCAGCAGCATCAGGCCGAGTTGGCCACCGCCGAGAATACCGATAGTAGGAGTCACGAAACAAAAAGTAAAAACGTAATAAACCAGGAATCTGACGGTAAAATTACCGCAAATCCCTGGTTTGCCACGCTTAGAAGCTGCGTGAGTTAGCGATTTAATCTTTCTGCGT encodes:
- the lptB gene encoding LPS export ABC transporter ATP-binding protein, translated to MILRTENLVKKYGSRYVNSNVSYQVAQGEIVGLLGPNGAGKTTSFYMAVGLVKPNSGKVYIDDTDVTDLPMYKRARLGLGYLAQEASVFRDLTVEENVLAVLEMTDLPKRQQKEKVEELLEEFSLTHVRKNKGKVLSGGERRRTEIARALAVDPNFILLDEPFAGVDPIAVEDIQGIVAKLKHRNIGILITDHNVNETLSITDRAYLLFEGKILKQGSAEELANDEQVRRVYLGQHFELKRKI
- a CDS encoding methyltransferase domain-containing protein, yielding MKLLDRISLKFERQFFGLKNHDYSELESFFTNKTGLEIGGPSSVFKADNLLPIYAYAKRVDGVNFSNSTVWENTIREGLTYDYGNSQPGYQFIAEASHLPAIADNTYDFLLSSHSLEHCANTIKTLNEWKRVVAPGGYMIIIVPDKRLTFDHKRKTTQFAHLLDDYQQDVNESDLTHLDEILVAHDIDRDPGAIDAVYFRERSLRNLENRCLHHHVFDRPLLIQALKYANLNVLSTHIAFPIHIIAIVQKPLV
- the recO gene encoding DNA repair protein RecO — its product is MLQKTRGIALSYIRYRETSIIARVYTEEFGLQSYIVNGVRSAKSKNNRIALFQPLTLLDMVVYYKNDRDLHRLSEVKTLHPFQSIPFEVAKSTIGMFITEMLNKVLKEEAGSPILFRFLIDSILFLESAQSNFENFHLAFLLKLSFFLGFGPESAREFEDQLRENSYAFLPDDEMEKALNIMVRQPLGTPILLARSARNELLDALVAYYQIHVDSVGEVKSLPVLREVLG
- a CDS encoding fumarylacetoacetate hydrolase family protein; amino-acid sequence: MKLYKTHSSIILEEQQRYYQLPATNWDDLVNQDNLFSELQMMLTSLEPLTDWVPTDLMAPIGQQEVWASGVTYLRSRDARMEESKKAGGETGGASAFYDRVYDAERPELFFKSTPMRVVAPGAHVRIRADSTWNVPEPELTLFMTSSGKIVGYTCGNDMSSRSIEGENPLYLPQAKTYDGSAALGPCLYVPETPIESTAEIRLEIIRDDQAAFTGSIAINQMKRQHDELASFLFRECSFPVGCYLMTGTGIVPPDDFTLRSGDEISITIDGIGTLTNTVA
- a CDS encoding 5-(carboxyamino)imidazole ribonucleotide synthase is translated as MLLQAAIDWNLRVHILDPDAEAPCRHLCTQFTQGALTDYDTVYQFGQTVDVLTIEIEKVNVDALEALERDGKKVFPQPAVIRLIQDKRLQKQFYREHNLPTADFILTDNRADVARLLAEQPDFFPAFHKLGRDGYDGRGVQRISSTADQEKAFDAPGLLEKAVDFEKELAVIVARNERGETQTFPTVEMVFHPELNLVEYLFAPAQITPEIDQQAQSVARKTADAFGIVGVLAVELFLDKQGNVLINEVAPRPHNSGHQTIRANVTSQFEQHWRAILNFPLGDTSAYQPAAMLNLLGEDGHTGPALYEGLETLLAMPGVFPFFYGKAITKPFRKMGHVTVMDESLDVLRTKVADVKAGIRVISTE